A window of the Parabacteroides merdae ATCC 43184 genome harbors these coding sequences:
- the gnd gene encoding decarboxylating NADP(+)-dependent phosphogluconate dehydrogenase — protein MKANIGLIGLAVMGENLALNMESKGFTVAVYNRSVPGEEGVVDRFINGRGKSKRFIGTHSIEQLVDSVKSPHIIMMMVKAGRPVDELISQLLPFLSSGDVIIDGGNSDFHDTERRVKELEKKGIYFVGTGISGGEEGALHGPSVMPGGSVEAWPLVKDILQGISAKLDDGSPCCEWIGAGGAGHFVKMVHNGIEYGDMQLISEAYSLLKNRKGLDNDAMAVVFDEWNGGELDSFLIEITANILRFRDEDGKPLLDKILDVAGQKGTGKWSAIAAMDENDPLTLITEAVYARLLSALYPERIKAASLYSGKLKVESGKLSDNAQLSIEDVRQALYAAKLISYAQGFSLLRHASEHYGWDLDYGTIARIWRKGCIIRSVFLQKITEAYRKDPDLENLLFDDFFHTKIQEALPAWRRVVAEGALSGVALPAMSSALNYFDGLRTLYSAANMIQAQRDYFGAHTYERTDRERGHFFHTNWTGEGGNTVSGTYSV, from the coding sequence ATATAACCGGAGCGTACCCGGCGAAGAGGGAGTCGTAGACCGTTTTATCAATGGCCGGGGCAAAAGCAAACGTTTTATCGGAACGCATTCGATCGAACAATTGGTCGACTCGGTGAAAAGTCCTCATATCATCATGATGATGGTCAAAGCGGGGCGTCCTGTAGACGAGCTGATCTCGCAATTGCTCCCTTTCCTTTCGTCTGGCGATGTAATTATCGACGGAGGCAATTCTGACTTCCACGACACGGAACGTCGTGTGAAGGAGTTGGAAAAGAAAGGGATCTATTTCGTCGGAACCGGAATTTCGGGAGGCGAGGAAGGAGCCTTGCACGGCCCGTCTGTGATGCCCGGAGGTTCGGTGGAAGCTTGGCCGCTGGTGAAAGACATCTTGCAGGGAATTTCCGCCAAGTTGGACGATGGTTCGCCTTGCTGCGAGTGGATCGGAGCGGGGGGAGCCGGCCATTTTGTGAAGATGGTGCACAACGGCATCGAATATGGGGATATGCAGCTTATTTCCGAAGCCTATTCGCTGTTGAAAAACCGGAAAGGATTGGACAACGATGCGATGGCCGTCGTCTTTGACGAATGGAACGGAGGAGAATTGGATAGTTTCCTGATCGAGATAACCGCCAATATTCTGCGTTTTCGTGACGAAGACGGAAAACCGTTGCTCGACAAGATATTGGATGTCGCCGGACAGAAGGGAACCGGCAAATGGAGCGCGATCGCGGCGATGGACGAGAATGATCCGCTGACGTTGATCACCGAAGCGGTTTACGCCCGCTTGCTCTCGGCCTTGTATCCCGAACGAATAAAGGCGGCAAGCCTTTATAGTGGAAAGTTGAAAGTGGAAAGTGGAAAGTTATCAGACAACGCTCAACTTTCAATTGAAGACGTCCGTCAGGCACTATACGCAGCCAAGCTGATTTCCTATGCACAGGGATTCTCCTTGCTTCGCCACGCTTCCGAGCATTATGGTTGGGATTTGGATTACGGGACGATTGCCCGCATCTGGCGTAAGGGGTGTATCATCCGTTCCGTCTTCCTGCAAAAGATCACGGAGGCATACCGGAAGGACCCGGACTTGGAAAACCTGCTCTTCGATGACTTTTTCCACACTAAGATACAGGAGGCTCTTCCTGCCTGGCGCCGGGTTGTCGCCGAAGGTGCGCTGAGCGGTGTCGCCCTGCCTGCCATGAGTTCAGCTCTAAACTATTTTGATGGGTTGCGCACGCTGTATTCGGCAGCGAATATGATTCAGGCTCAACGCGACTATTTTGGAGCCCATACTTATGAACGTACCGATCGCGAACGTGGTCATTTCTTCCACACCAATTGGACTGGGGAAGGAGGCAATACGGTTTCGGGCACGTATAGCGTCTGA